A region from the Cryptosporangium arvum DSM 44712 genome encodes:
- a CDS encoding DUF4184 family protein → MRHERATAEDDDAGRDAHVLRRAALAQPPGTTLLTAAHHTSSVFWLDPLLALALLVVFHVLLKRPAVALMPPAAAGRAWPPAERFVWRRATAVWWIAVSLMIGAATHLAWDRLDSALGENQSTKVDLASGVLGLAVLLVWLWRWWRITPAQPIPAALRLPARLRTVVRAALVAAPLVLGTIAAVGGVRELVAANQVDHSDLPPHIVPPTFTGIDMAELAVRRFATGRRGATGAGPDDGAT, encoded by the coding sequence GTGAGGCACGAACGCGCGACGGCCGAGGACGACGACGCCGGCCGAGACGCGCACGTACTACGTCGCGCTGCCCTGGCTCAACCTCCCGGCACTACTCTGCTCACCGCCGCCCACCACACGTCGTCGGTGTTCTGGCTCGACCCGTTGCTCGCCCTGGCCCTGCTCGTGGTGTTCCACGTGCTGCTCAAACGGCCCGCCGTCGCGCTCATGCCGCCGGCCGCCGCGGGGCGCGCGTGGCCGCCCGCCGAACGGTTCGTCTGGCGCCGGGCGACCGCGGTGTGGTGGATCGCCGTCTCGCTGATGATCGGAGCAGCGACTCACCTCGCGTGGGACCGCCTGGATTCGGCGTTGGGCGAGAATCAGTCGACGAAGGTGGACCTGGCCAGCGGAGTACTCGGCCTGGCCGTGCTCCTCGTCTGGCTGTGGCGCTGGTGGCGGATCACGCCGGCGCAACCGATCCCGGCCGCGCTGCGGCTCCCGGCCCGGCTGCGCACGGTGGTCCGGGCTGCGTTGGTAGCAGCGCCGCTGGTGTTGGGCACCATTGCCGCGGTGGGTGGTGTCCGCGAACTCGTCGCGGCCAATCAGGTCGACCACTCCGATCTCCCGCCGCACATCGTGCCGCCGACCTTCACCGGGATCGACATGGCGGAGCTCGCGGTGAGACGGTTCGCCACCGGTCGGCGTGGCGCGACCGGAGCAGGACCGGACGACGGGGCGACGTGA
- a CDS encoding TetR/AcrR family transcriptional regulator, translated as MARPTGERRSTYHHGNLRLALIDAGMGLASTGGPEAVVLREVARSVGVTANAAYRHFDTLSEFKRAVALKALTEMGAAIAAHLDRVVVAEPNDPRAAAIAHLREVGRGYVLFALEEPGLFRMAMSEPSALALPAPDADHGPDWDGRPKPDHYLMAALDRLVEVEALSPESVPGAALACWATAHGLSTLLPNLSTAMSSDERQAGIDAVLDILLKGLTG; from the coding sequence ATGGCACGACCCACCGGCGAACGCAGGTCGACCTACCATCACGGCAACCTGCGGCTGGCGCTGATCGACGCCGGGATGGGGCTGGCATCCACGGGCGGTCCGGAGGCTGTCGTCTTGCGTGAGGTCGCCCGGTCGGTCGGTGTGACCGCGAACGCCGCCTACCGGCATTTCGACACTCTGTCGGAGTTCAAGCGGGCGGTCGCCCTGAAGGCGCTCACGGAGATGGGCGCGGCGATCGCCGCGCATCTCGACCGGGTGGTGGTGGCGGAGCCGAACGATCCACGTGCGGCGGCGATCGCCCACCTACGGGAGGTCGGCCGTGGCTACGTGCTGTTCGCGCTGGAGGAGCCCGGCCTGTTCCGGATGGCGATGAGCGAGCCCTCCGCCCTCGCCCTCCCCGCGCCGGACGCCGACCACGGACCGGACTGGGACGGCCGCCCGAAGCCCGACCACTACCTGATGGCGGCCCTCGATCGCCTCGTCGAGGTGGAAGCACTCAGCCCGGAGAGCGTCCCCGGGGCGGCCCTGGCCTGCTGGGCCACCGCGCACGGGCTGTCGACACTGCTACCCAACCTGTCCACCGCCATGTCATCGGACGAACGTCAGGCCGGCATCGACGCCGTTCTGGACATCCTTTTGAAAGGCCTGACCGGGTAG